Proteins co-encoded in one Cinclus cinclus chromosome 9, bCinCin1.1, whole genome shotgun sequence genomic window:
- the RBM43 gene encoding RNA-binding protein 43 — protein sequence MATGQAARSTRTIVIAGVPAGLLQDDVMADILTIHFQKSRNNGGDVEEVTYPTRNKGVAYITFEDPEVVESVLEKDQHLLQDKRLPRLYPLTVTRYCQQAFLWVTSTLSMAVFRDRFVLEDLVEEMKKQSPALDFGPLEADGRISVQGSFPALTGLREFLLLKAKCLSEEDKREGKSHQRLRRKAQEHRGALEMRNSTRDAHRDKHVLVLDTDIYHYMRCFHPEAFQANDVVISGVTEGDITTVCIESAGRGSGAAPALRAKRTIEDCSAELQQLLWKERICFQEQGRGGKHRYRQLCERLEPHYPGVLLVPHDTHVDVIGTPADVLGFIEDVRKHSR from the exons ATG GCCACGGGCCAAGCTGCCAGATCCACGAGGACAATTGTCATTGCTGGTGTCCCAGCTGGCCTCCTGCAGGATGATGTCATGGCTGACATCCTCACCATCCACTTCCAAAAGTCCCGGAATAACGGCGGGGATGTGGAAGAGGTCACGTATCCCACACGGAATAAAGGAGTTGCCTACATAACCTTTGAGGATCCAGAAG ttGTGGAGAGTGTTCTGGAGAAGGATCAGCATCTCCTGCAGGACAAGAGGCTGCCCAGGCTCTACCCCCTGACCGTGACCCGCTACTGCCAGCAG GCCTTCCTCTGGGTCACATCCACCCTCAGCATGGCTGTTTTCAGAGATCGCTTTGTTTTGGAGGATTTGGTGGAAGAGATGAAAAAGCAGAGCCCGGCTTTGGATTTTGGACCTTTGGAGGCTGACGGGCGAATCTCTGTGCAAGGATCCTTTCCAGCACTCACAGGGCTGAGAGAATTCCTCTTGTTGAAGGCAAAATGCCTCTCAGAGGAGGacaaaagagagggaaaatccCATCAGAGACTGAGGAGGAAGGCgcaggagcacagaggtgccCTGGAGATGAGGAATTCCACTCGGGACGCACACAGGGATAAACACGTGCTGGTTCTGGACACGGATATCTATCACTACATGAGGTGCTTCCACCCCGAAGCATTCCAGGCCAACGATGTTGTCATTTCTGGTGTCACCGAGGGTGACATCACCACGGTGTGCATTGAGAGTGCTGGCAGGGGTTCCGGTGCTGCCCCCGCGTTAAGGGCCAAGAGGACCATTGAGGATTGCTCCgcagagctccagcagctttTATGGAAGGAGAGGATCTGCttccaggagcagggcaggggtgggaagCACAGGTACAGGCAGCTCTGCGAGAGGCTGGAGCCCCACTACCCTGGGGTGCTGCTCGTTCCTCACGACACCCACGTGGACGTTATAGGAACTCCTGCAGATGTTCTTGGGTTCATAGAGGATGTGAGGAAGCACTCCAGGTAG